In Halictus rubicundus isolate RS-2024b unplaced genomic scaffold, iyHalRubi1_principal scaffold0146, whole genome shotgun sequence, the following proteins share a genomic window:
- the LOC143363838 gene encoding uncharacterized protein LOC143363838: MFRKNKESGTSRVPTPHLNPQVCDDMPRFREKGIKSFQVIRRPLAEGYVLCWIVCTMEGTQLSRIHGLSGGFSGCEFSIVSAGNERATIFVHEHLVPKPGNFAGLERQADRSMARGKRKAPVNGGRRAPCSPKRTRTRSEAGAIRTTLGISDTDEAGPSGLQPGQMNRRRLGSLTSDAPVEEGIAEDSDRDIRQQESSTIRGGGDVGNWMSSTRLQIQEQSERDCPRERDSTIRIVEAIESTLRTVREATIGEASLRIANRLSATGKLPEFSGNPLEWRHFKEAYLLTSEMGGYNERENMARLFTALKGEARDSVSSLFAIGRDASLVMRTLELNFGNKNMVVQKIVSDIKELPSIDSGKMSLTKFATKLQNAVTALRSLDLVGYLHSPDLTQSVGNKIPSALKYAYNKYSSESSQNKTELEKLADFLGRESELAEAVGVFNTESNTDVTSSRAAIPKEQLRPKRRRIATERAYDINLVEGQKGDVGGTLLKILPVRIVGPIKTINTFALLDEGSTVTLVDKKVLSGTGVKGTRVIVTLKGIDTREKLVTNCEKIEFDIQGEGNIHKIKQAIAIRDLRLPVQSLSKDIVQYTQHKEKIAVQSYTNARPRILIGQDNWRLIVNLELRTLENTDLALSRCLLGWTLHGQQQQCTEKIVSSRCAMQQASFGFPDSVKGLDQDESLDQLMRNYFEIDSLGVRETKKENGKVNRVMKILNDTSRREGNVWEVGLLWKENRAPYVDSKIIAQRRLDSLERKLDRDRNYAAKYYAELDRVIESGYAVKVNPELKREKYWYLPHFGVQNINKPGKVRVVFDAAAKTNGLSLNDQLEAGPDLLQSLPGILMRFRLYEFAFKADIKDMFLQIKVRDEDRGAQRFLWRGKRRVGNPDTYEMTRLIFGAKSSPCSALYIKKKNAVENAEASPEAAKSIVEDSYMDDYLASRGTIDQAKKLIHDVIRINLKGSFKMHSWASNSVYIIDSIPETVRQQGRDDMRLCDRGGERVLGLIWSTQADVLHFDLGMTKVSESILAGEKRPTKREFLRIIMSVFDPLGLLSPFTLKSKILMQEIWRSGIEWDQPLRDEEQLDWASWLEGLRKISSLRIPRCYTPTGIDCAKFQLHIFCDASLKGYAAAAYLRVVMRDGFARVALIMGKTRVTPLKPLSVPRLELQAALLGARLGKTVADELKIEISERIFWSDSITIVRWIKSEPRTRQVFVANRLGEIGELTLSSEWRWLPSSLNPADDATRWSKKEMSTNDRWFTGPEFLHQAESNWPREKDITEAEKLQIDAIEIRKVKVYVAQAYEYYVPYVARMLGWPGLLVAARRIKTAFDRWRGRSRTQITTETIISAEHYCYRSIQSEMFVEELEALKAKKGINKKSKIVALKPYVDEKGILRAWGRVTKIAEEEFNNHPIILDSKHPATKLLIEHYHRRFYHASNESVVNELRQQFYIIGIRRALRSIISRCVICRIRRAKPPNPIMAALPAGRIAYRQRPFCHCGVDYFGPMLVKIGRRREKRWGVLFTCLTTRAIHLELAHSLSTSSTIMAIKRLAARRGSPLVMYSDNGTNFKGASKELRDAIATIEIGKISNYALEKRIKWIFNPPDAPHMGGAWERLIRSVKIALDAILREQAPSEEVLQTLMVEVEHSINSRPLTHVSTDLRDNEALTRNHFLIGSSSGEIKLGRYDTQVACPKKQWRIAQAFADAFWQRWLREYLPTLIARPKWCEAEKSLQTGDIVLIVELNTPRNLWRIGTIIEVYPGSDGVVRVAKVRTKKGEFMRPARKLIKIMSNSKSM, from the exons ATGTTTAGGAAAAACAAAGAGTCGGGAACATCTCGGGTACCGACCCCTCATTTAAATCCGCAGGTATGCGACGACATGCCGAGGTTCCGCGAAAAAGGGATCAAAAGTTTCCAGGTGATAAGGCGACCGCTCGCCGAAGGCTACGTTTTGTGTTGGATTGTGTGCACCATGGAGGGGACTCAGTTGTCGAGGATCCACGGGCTGAGTGGGGGATTCTCGGGCTGCGAATTCAGTATTGTGTCAGCAGGGAACGAACGAGCAACAATATTTGTACACGAacatttggtgccgaaacccgggaattTCGCCGGTTTAGAGAGACAAG CTGACAGGTCAATGGCTAGAGGGAAGCGCAAGGCTCCTGTGAACGGAGGACGGCGAGCCCCATGTTCGCCGAAAAGAACTCGTACCAGAAGCGAAGCAGGAGCCATCAGAACCACCCTGGGGATCAGCGATACTGACGAAGCCGGACCATCCGGGCTACAACCTGGACAGATGAACCGAAGAAGATTGGGATCGCTCACCTCAGACGCGCCGGTGGAGGAAGGGATCGCCGAAGACTCCGATAGGGACATCCGTCAACAGGAGTCATCCACAATTCGAGGAGGAGGCGACGTCGGGAACTGGATGAGTAGCACGCGACTTCAAATACAAGAACAGAGTGAGCGTGACTGTCCGCGAGAGAGGGACTCGACGATACGAATTGTAGAGGCTATCGAGTCTACGTTGCGCACCGTCCGCGAAGCAACAATAGGGGAAGCGAGCTTACGCATCGCGAACAGATTGTCAGCGACGGGAAAATTGCCTGAGTTTTCGGGAAACCCATTAGAATGGAGGCATTTTAAAGAAGCATATCTTTTAACCTCAGAAATGGGTGGATATAATGAACGCGAAAACATGGCTAGATTGTTTACCGCGCTGAAAGGAGAGGCACGTGACTCGGTTAGCAGTTTGTTCGCCATAGGACGCGACGCGTCATTGGTCATGCGTACATTAGAATTGAATTTCGGGAATAAGAACATGGTGGTCCAGAAGATCGTGAGTGACATCAAGGAATTACCGAGCATAGACTCTGGTAAAATGAGCTTAACGAAGTTTGCGACGAAACTTCAAAACGCTGTCACTGCCTTGCGTTCTCTCGATCTCGTCGGATATCTCCACAGCCCCGATCTGACGCAGAGTGTGGGAAATAAAATACCATCGGCTCTGAAATACGCGTACAATAAATACTCTTCTGAATCCTCTCAGAATAAAACGGAGTTAGAAAAACTAGCAGATTTCTTAGGCAGAGAATCAGAACTCGCAGAAGCAGTAGGAGTGTTTAATACAGAATCAAACACCGACGTGACGTCGTCTAGGGCCGCAATTCCGAAGGAGCAGCTTAGGCCGAAAAGACGGAGAATTGCGACGGAAAGGGCGTACGACATAAACTTAGTTGAAGGTCAAAAGGGAGACGTTG GAGGAACACTGCTGAAAATACTGCCGGTCCGGATAGTGGGTCCAATTAAGACAATAAATACGTTCGCCTTATTAGATGAAGGATCTACGGTTACCCTCGTTGATAAAAAAGTGCTATCCGGCACGGGAGTAAAGGGGACACGCGTAATCGTTACATTAAAAGGCATAGACACACGGGAGAAATTGGTGACGAATTGCGAGAAGATAGAGTTCGACATACAAGGAGAAGGTAATATACATAAAATCAAACAAGCTATTGCGATACGAGATCTAAGACTTCCGGTCCAATCACTCTCGAAGGATATCGTACAGTACACCCAACATAAAGAAAAAATAGCTGTCCAATCATATACAAACGCGCGGCCCAGGATccttataggacaggataattGGCGCTTAATAGTAAATCTTGAGTTGCGCACGTTGGAGAACACGGACCTCGCACTCTCCCGTTGCCTACTGGGATGGACATTACACGGGCAGCAACAACAATGTACGGAGAAAATAGTTTCAAGCAGATGCGCGATGCAACAAGCATCTTTTGGATTTCCAGATAGCGTTAAAGGTCTGGACCAGGACGAGAGCCTCGATCAGTTAATGCGAAATTACTTTGAAATAGATAGTCTGGGCGTAagggaaacaaaaaaagaaaacggtaaAGTTAACCGTGTAATGAAAATCTTAAACGATACAAGCCGTCGCGAGGGGAACGTGTGGGAAGTAGGGTTGTTGTGGAAAGAAAACCGTGCGCCATACGTGGACAGCAAAATAATCGCGCAAAGAAGGCTCGATTCGTTAGAAAGGAAACTGGATCGCGACCGGAACTACGCGGCTAAATATTACGCGGAATTAGATCGCGTTATAGAAAGTGGGTATGCGGTAAAGGTGAATCCTGAACTCAAAAGGGAAAAGTATTGGTACCTGCCGCATTTTGGGgttcaaaatattaataaaccgGGAAAAGTAAGAGTAGTTTTTGATGCGGCCGCCAAAACAAATGGGCTTAGTTTGAACGACCAACTAGAGGCAGGCCCAGATTTGTTACAGTCATTACCCGGTATCTTGATGCGTTTTAGGTTGTACGAATTCGCGTTTAAGGCGGACATAAAGGATATGTTCCTGCAAATAAAAGTCAGAGACGAAGACCGTGGAGCACAGAGGTTTCTGTGGCGCGGAAAAAGAAGAGTAGGAAACCCGGATACGTATGAAATGACACGCTtaatattcggcgcgaaatcATCTCCGTGCAGTGCGTtatacattaaaaagaaaaatgccgTCGAAAACGCCGAGGCGTCACCGGAAGCAGCGAAAAGCATAGTTGAAGATAGCTATATGGATGACTATCTAGCCAGTCGAGGAACCATCGATCAAGCGAAGAAACTTATTCACGATGTGATCAGGATAAATCTAAAGGGAAGTTTTAAAATGCACAGTTGGGCAAGCAATTCCGTATATATTATAGATTCTATTCCGGAGACGGTTAGGCAACAGGGTCGAGACGACATGCGCTTATGCGACCGCGGGGGAGAGCGAGTTTTAGGACTTATTTGGAGTACCCAAGCGGATGTATTGCATTTTGACTTAGGAATGACTAAAGTATCGGAGAGTATACTCGCGGGCGAAAAAAGACCGACTAAACGAGAATTTCTCAGAATCATCATGTCCGTATTTGATCCATTAGGTCTTCTGTCTCCATTTACtctaaaatcaaaaatattaatgCAAGAGATATGGCGCAGTGGCATAGAATGGGATCAACCGTTAAGAGACGAAGAACAATTAGATTGGGCATCCTGGCTCGAGGGACTTCGCAAAATAAGTAGTCTCCGTATTCCTCGTTGCTACACACCAACCGGGATCGACTGCGCGAAATTTCAGCTACACATATTTTGCGACGCCAGCTTGAAGGGCTACGCAGCAGCAGCATATTTGAGGGTTGTCATGCGAGACGGATTCGCACGTGTAGCGCTAATCATGGGGAAAACCAGGGTTACACCTTTGAAACCGTTGTCGGTCCCACGTTTAGAACTACAAGCCGCGTTGTTGGGTGCGAGACTAGGTAAAACTGTTGCCGATGAACTAAAAATCGAAATAAGTGAGCGAATATTCTGGTCCGATTCTATCACAATCGTTCGATGGATAAAATCAGAACCGCGAACACGGCAGGTATTTGTAGCAAATCGATTAGGAGAAATCGGAGAATTAACGTTGAGTTCCGAATGGCGGTGGTTGCCATCCTCTTTAAATCCCGCGGATGACGCCACGCGCTGGTCAAAAAAAGAAATGAGCACAAACGATCGTTGGTTCACCGGTCCGGAATTTTTACATCAGGCAGAGTCCAATTGGCCAAGGGAAAAAGATATCACCGAAGCCGAGAAACTGCAAATTGATGCCATTGAGATAAGAAAGGTAAAGGTGTACGTCGCTCAGGCATACGAATACTATGTCCCATATGTCGCGAGAATGTTGGGTTGGCCGGGATTATTAGTAGCCGCGAGACGCATAAAAACCGCCTTTGACCGCTGGAGAGGAAGAAGCCGGACTCAAATAACAACGGAAACGATCATTTCAGCCGAACACTATTGTTATCGCTCTATTCAGTCCGAAATGTTTGTAGAAGAACTGGAAGCATTGAAAGCGAAAAAGGGCATCAACAAAAAAAGTAAGATTGTAGCACTGAAACCCTACGTTGACGAAAAAGGAATTCTGCGAGCCTGGGGACGAGTTACCAAAATAGCTGAAGAGGAATTTAACAACCATCCAATCATTTTAGATAGCAAACATCCCGCTACCAAATTGCTAATAGAACATTACCACCGGCGTTTTTATCACGCTAGTAATGAATCAGTCGTAAATGAGTTAAGACAGCAATTTTATATAATAGGAATTAGACGCGCGCTTCGGTCGATAATAAGTAGGTGTGTAATATGCAGGATACGCCGGGCGAAACCGCCGAATCCGATCATGGCAGCTCTACCAGCTGGTCGCATAGCATATAGGCAACGACCTTTCTGTCATTGTGGCGTGGACTATTTCGGCCCGATGCTCGTAAAAATTGGAAGGCGCAGGGAAAAACGGTGGGGGGTGCTTTTCACTTGTCTTACGACAAGAGCGATTCATTTGGAATTAGCTCACAGCTTGAGCACTAGCTCAACCATTATGGCCATAAAAAGATTAGCGGCGCGAAGAGGTTCACCTTTAGTAATGTACAGCGACAATGGTACAAATTTCAAAGGAGCGAGCAAAGAACTCCGGGACGCAATTGCGACTATTGAAATAGGAAAGATATCCAATTATGCTCTGGAAAAAAGGATAAAATGGATCTTCAATCCGCCGGACGCGCCTCACATGGGCGGAGCATGGGAGAGGCTAATTAGATCAGTCAAAATTGCTCTCGATGCAATTTTGCGGGAACAGGCCCCTAGCGAAGAAGTCCTCCAAACGTTAATGGTAGAAGTAGAACATTCGATTAATTCGCGGCCGCTAACGCATGTATCCACCGACCTTCGCGATAACGAAGCATTAACTCGGAATCACTTCTTGATAGGATCATCGTCGGGGGAAATAAAATTAGGCAGGTATGACACTCAAGTAGCGTGTCCGAAGAAACAATGGCGAATTGCACAAGCCTTTGCCGATGCATTTTGGCAAAGGTGGTTGAGAGAATACCTACCAACTCTAATCGCACGTCCAAAATGGTGCGAGGCAGAAAAATCGCTACAGACCGGAGATATAGTGCTGATAGTTGAACTAAATACACCCCGAAACCTTTGGAGAATAGGTACAATAATTGAAGTGTACCCGGGTTCAGATGGGGTAGTCAGAGTAGCCAAAGTGCGAACAAAGAAAGGCGAATTCATGAGACCCGCAcggaaactaataaaaataatgtcCAATTCGAAATCAATGTAA